From Miscanthus floridulus cultivar M001 chromosome 15, ASM1932011v1, whole genome shotgun sequence, the proteins below share one genomic window:
- the LOC136509053 gene encoding mini zinc finger protein 1-like, translating to MGPSQDRRSMANGTAARSKEAAKVVHYRECQRNHAASIGGHAVDGCREFMASGADGTAAAFMCAACGCHRSFHRREVETDDRDCSSATSSG from the coding sequence ATGGGGCCTTCGCAAGATCGGCGGTCCATGGCGAACGGGACGGCGGCGAGGAGCAAGGAGGCCGCGAAGGTGGTGCACTACCGGGAGTGCCAGCGGAACCACGCGGCGTCCATCGGCGGGCACGCCGTGGATGGGTGCCGCGAGTTCATGGCGTCGGGCGCGGACGGCACGGCGGCCGCGTTCATGTGCGCCGCCTGCGGGTGCCACCGCAGCTTCCACAGGCGCGAGGTGGAGACCGACGACCGCGACTGCTCCTCCGCCACCTCCTCCGGCTGA